Within the Staphylococcus warneri genome, the region AAAAGTTATTGACATTGTTTAATAAATGATTTACAATTTATTATGCTATTGAGAAATCGATAAACTTTTGAATGCGTTTTGCCAGCGGTCGTGGCGGAATGGCAGACGCGCTAGGTTGAGGGCCTAGTGGGAGAAATCCCGTGGAGGTTCAAGTCCTCTCGGCCGCACCAAAATAACTTTTAAAATTATATATGCGGGTGTAGTTTAATGGCAAAACCTCAGCCTTCCAAGCTGATGTTGTGGGTTCGATTCCCATCACCCGCTCCAAAATTTAATTAAATGAACATTGAAAACTGAATGACAATATGTCAACGTTAATTCCAATAATGTAACGAAAGTTACAATAATTAATTTAGTTTTATGAGCTAATCAAACATCATAATTTTTTATGGAGAGTTTGATCCTGGCTCAGGATGAACGCTGGCGGCGTGCCTAATACATGCAAGTCGAGCGAACAGATAAGGAGCTTGCTCCTTTGACGTTAGCGGCGGACGGGTGAGTAACACGTGGATAACCTACCTATAAGACTGGGATAACTTCGGGAAACCGGAGCTAATACCGGATAACATATTGAACCGCATGGTTCAATAGTGAAAGGCGGCTTTGCTGTCACTTATAGATGGATCCGCGCCGTATTAGCTAGTTGGTAAGGTAACGGCTTACCAAGGCAACGATACGTAGCCGACCTGAGAGGGTGATCGGCCACACTGGAACTGAGACACGGTCCAGACTCCTACGGGAGGCAGCAGTAGGGAATCTTCCGCAATGGGCGAAAGCCTGACGGAGCAACGCCGCGTGAGTGATGAAGGTCTTCGGATCGTAAAACTCTGTTATCAGGGAAGAACAAATGTGTAAGTAACTGTGCACATCTTGACGGTACCTGATCAGAAAGCCACGGCTAACTACGTGCCAGCAGCCGCGGTAATACGTAGGTGGCAAGCGTTATCCGGAATTATTGGGCGTAAAGCGCGCGTAGGCGGTTTTTTAAGTCTGATGTGAAAGCCCACGGCTCAACCGTGGAGGGTCATTGGAAACTGGAAAACTTGAGTGCAGAAGAGGAAAGTGGAATTCCATGTGTAGCGGTGAAATGCGCAGAGATATGGAGGAACACCAGTGGCGAAGGCGACTTTCTGGTCTGTAACTGACGCTGATGTGCGAAAGCGTGGGGATCAAACAGGATTAGATACCCTGGTAGTCCACGCCGTAAACGATGAGTGCTAAGTGTTAGGGGGTTTCCGCCCCTTAGTGCTGCAGCTAACGCATTAAGCACTCCGCCTGGGGAGTACGACCGCAAGGTTGAAACTCAAAGGAATTGACGGGGACCCGCACAAGCGGTGGAGCATGTGGTTTAATTCGAAGCAACGCGAAGAACCTTACCAAATCTTGACATCCTTTGACCGCTCTAGAGATAGAGTCTTCCCCTTCGGGGGACAAAGTGACAGGTGGTGCATGGTTGTCGTCAGCTCGTGTCGTGAGATGTTGGGTTAAGTCCCGCAACGAGCGCAACCCTTAAGCTTAGTTGCCATCATTAAGTTGGGCACTCTAAGTTGACTGCCGGTGACAAACCGGAGGAAGGTGGGGATGACGTCAAATCATCATGCCCCTTATGATTTGGGCTACACACGTGCTACAATGGACAATACAAAGGGCAGCTAAACCGCGAGGTCAAGCAAATCCCATAAAGTTGTTCTCAGTTCGGATTGTAGTCTGCAACTCGACTACATGAAGCTGGAATCGCTAGTAATCGTAGATCAGCATGCTACGGTGAATACGTTCCCGGGTCTTGTACACACCGCCCGTCACACCACGAGAGTTTGTAACACCCGAAGCCGGTGGAGTAACCATTTATGGAGCTAGCCGTCGAAGGTGGGACAAATGATTGGGGTGAAGTCGTAACAAGGTAGCCGTATCGGAAGGTGCGGCTGGATCACCTCCTTTCTAAGGATATATTCGGAACATCTTCGTAGAAGATGAGGAATAACATTGACATATTGTATTCAGTTTTGAATGTTTATATAACATTCACATATCTTCTTTTTCAAAGAAAGCGATTCGCAGACAATGCGTTGAGTTACTTTAAAGCGGAGTTTACTAGAGTAAATGAGTATTTAAAGTAATGATAACAAAACAGTATGCAAACGCTTGACTGGAAATAGAACTTGTACATTGAAAACTAGATAAGTAAGTAAAATAGATTTTACCAAGCAAAACCGAGTGAATTAGAGTTTTAAAGCTTGAATTCATAAGAAATAATCGCTAGTGTTCGAAAGAACACTCACAAGATTAATAACGCGTTTTCTGTAGGATGGAAACATAGATTAAGTTATTAAGGGCGCACGGTGGATGCCTTGGCACTAGAAGCCGATGAAGGACGTTACTAACGACGATATGCTTTGGGGAGCTGTAAGTAAGCGTTGATCCAGAGATTTCCGAATGGGGAAACCCAGCATGAGTTATGTCATGTTATCGATATGTGAATACATAGCATATCAGAAGGCAGACCCGGAGAACTGAAACATCTTAGTACCCGGAGGAAGAGAAAGAAAAATCGATTCCCTGAGTAGCGGCGAGCGAAACGGGAAGAGCCCAAACCAACAAGCTTGCTTGTTGGGGTTGTAGGACACTCTATACGGAGTTACAAAAGTATATATTAGACGAATCATCTGGAAAGTTGAATCAAAGAAGGTAATAATCCTGTAGTCGAAAATATATACTCTCTTGAGTGGATCCTGAGTACGACGGAGCACGTGAAATTCCGTCGGAATCTGGGAGGACCATCTCCTAAGGCTAAATACTCTCTAGTGACCGATAGTGAACCAGTACCGTGAGGGAAAGGTGAAAAGTACCCCGGAAGGGGAGTGAAAAAGAACTTGAAACCGTGTGCTTACAAGTAGTCAGAGCCCGTTAATGGGTGATGGCGTGCCTTTTGTAGAATGAACCGGCGAGTTACGATTTGATGCAAGGTTAAGCAGCTAATGTGGAGCCGTAGCGAAAGCGAGTCTGAATAGGGCGTTTAGTATTTGGTCGTAGACCCGAAACCAGGTGATCTACCCTTGGTCAGGTTGAAGTTCAGGTAACACTGAATGGAGGACCGAACCGACTTACGTTGAAAAGTGAGCGGATGAACTGAGGGTAGCGGAGAAATTCCAATCGAACTTGGAGATAGCTGGTTCTCTCCGAAATAGCTTTAGGGCTAGCCTCAAGTGATGATTATTGGAGGTAGAGCACTGTTTGGACGAGGGGCCCTTCTCGGGTTACCGAATTCAGACAAACTCCGAATGCCAATCAATTTAACTTGGGAGTCAGAACATGGGTGATAAGGTCCGTGTTCGAAAGGGAAACAGCCCAGACCACCAGCTAAGGTCCCAAAATATATGTTAAGTGGAAAAGGATGTGGCGTTGCCCAGACAACTAGGATGTTGGCTTAGAAGCAGCCATCATTTAAAGAGTGCGTAATAGCTCACTAGTCGAGTGACACTGCGCCGAAAATGTACCGGGGCTAAACATATTACCGAAGCTGTGGATTGTCCGTAGGACAATGGTAGGAGAGCGTTCTAAGGGCGTCGAAGCATGATCGCAAGGACATGTGGAGCGCTTAGAAGTGAGAATGCCGGTGTGAGTAGCGAAAGACGGGTGAGAATCCCGTCCACCGATTGACTAAGGTTTCCAGAGGAAGGCTCGTCCGCTCTGGGTTAGTCGGGTCCTAAGCTGAGGCCGACAGGCGTAGGCGATGGATAACAGGTTGATATTCCTGTACCACCTAGTATCGTTTTAATCGATGGGGGGACGCAGTAGGATAGGCGAAGCGTGCTATTGGATTGCACGTCCAAGCAGTAAGACTGAGTGTTAGGCAAATCCGGCACTCATAAGGTCAAGCTGTGATGGGGAGAGGAAATTATTTCCTCGAGTCGTTGATTTCACACTGCCAAGAAAAGCCTCTAGATAGATAACAGGTGCCCGTACCGCAAACCGACACAGGTAGTCAAGATGAGAATTCTAAGGTGAGCGAGCGAACTCTCGTTAAGGAACTCGGCAAAATGACCCCGTAACTTCGGGAGAAGGGGTGCTCTTTAGGGTTAACGCCCAGAAGAGCCGCAGTGAATAGGCCCAAGCGACTGTTTATCAAAAACACAGGTCTCTGCTAAACCGTAAGGTGATGTATAGGGGCTGACGCCTGCCCGGTGCTGGAAGGTTAAGAGGAGTAGTTAGCTTCTGCGAAGCTACGAATCGAAGCCCCAGTAAACGGCGGCCGTAACTATAACGGTCCTAAGGTAGCGAAATTCCTTGTCGGGTAAGTTCCGACCCGCACGAAAGGTGTAACGATTTGGGCACTGTCTCAACGAGAGACTCGGTGAAATCATAGTACCTGTGAAGATGCAGGTTACCCGCGACAGGACGGAAAGACCCCGTGGAGCTTTACTGTAGCCTGATATTGAAATTCGGCACAGCTTGTACAGGATAGGTAGGAGCCTTTGAAACGTGAGCGCTAGCTTACGTGGAGGCATTGGTGGGATACTACCCTAGCTGTGTTGGCTTTCTAACCCGCACCACTTATCGTGGTGGGAGACAGTGTCAGGTGGGCAGTTTGACTGGGGCGGTCGCCTCCTAAAAGGTAACGGAGGCGCTCAAAGGTTCCCTCAGAATGGTTGGAAATCATTCATAGAGTGTAAAGGCATAAGGGAGCTTGACTGCGAGACTTACAAGTCGAGCAGGGTCGAAAGACGGACTTAGTGATCCGGTGGTTCCGCATGGAAGGGCCATCGCTCAACGGATAAAAGCTACCCCGGGGATAACAGGCTTATCTCCCCCAAGAGTTCACATCGACGGGGAGGTTTGGCACCTCGATGTCGGCTCATCGCATCCTGGGGCTGTAGTCGGTCCCAAGGGTTGGGCTGTTCGCCCATTAAAGCGGTACGCGAGCTGGGTTCAGAACGTCGTGAGACAGTTCGGTCCCTATCCGTCGTGGGCGTAGGAAATTTGAGAGGAGCTGTCCTTAGTACGAGAGGACCGGGATGGACATACCTCTGGTGTACCAGTTGTCGTGCCAACGGCATAGCTGGGTAGCTATGTATGGACGGGATAAGTGCTGAAAGCATCTAAGCATGAAGCCCCCCTCAAGATGAGATTTCCCAACTTCGGTTATAAGATCCCTCAAAGATGATGAGGTTAATAGGTTCGAGGTGGAAGCGTGGTGACACGTGGAGCTGACGAATACTAATCGATCGAAGACTTAATCAAAATTTATGTTTTGCGAAGCAAAATCATTTTACTTACTATCTAGTTTTGAATGTATAATACATTCCATTTGTCTGGTGACAATGGCAAGGAGGTCACACCTGTTCCCATGCCGAACACAGAAGTTAAGCTCCTTAGCGCCGATGGTAGTCGGACTAACGTTCCGCTAGAGTAGGACGTTGCCAGGCAAATAATAGGATGCGATGAGCCGCATTGAGACCGCAAGATCTCTTTTTTTTATGTTTAAAATAAGAAAGTCAACGCAGAGTAAATGCGTTTAGACGATGAATTGAAGAATGAGTGCAACGAGCTTAGTCGAGCTAAGTGAGTAAGTGAGAGATGAAAATGAAGAAGTATAAGCGTATTTCTCTCAAGTTGAAAAAGGTCCTTAGCGCCGAAGGTAGCAGACTAACGTTCTAAAGCAAAACAGTGATTGAAAATCACATGTTTTACTTACTTAATAGCATGAGCTATTAAGATCAATAGCCCATGCCAGGCAAATAATAGGATGCGATGAGCCACATTGAGACCGCAAGGTCTCTTTTTTTATGTTTAAAATAAGAAAGTCAACGCAGAGCAAATGCGTTTAGACGATGAATTGAAGAATGAGCGTAACGAGCTTAGTCTATCTAATAGTTGAAAGTAGAAACTAAAACGAAGCCATGCAAGTTTACATAGCTTCGTCTAGTTTAAATTAATAATGAATATAGCATTTTATTTTCATTAATGTAAATGTTTGAAGAATCAAACTGATTTACATTTTCTTTTAATTGTTGTAAGTCTGTATGATCTTTAAGTTGAATACCGATAATTACAGTACCAGTATTTTGAGATGATTTCTTTAAATATTCAAATTTAGTGATATCATCTTGTGGTCCTAGTACATCATTAACGAATTCTCTAAGTGCACCAGGTCTTTGAGGGAAATTAAGAATGAAATAATGTTTCATTTCTTCGTATAATAATGAACGTTCTTCAATTTCTTTCATACGGTTAATATCATTATTCCCACCACTTACGATGCAAACTACTGTTTTGCCTTTGATTAATTCTCGATAGTCTTCTAATGCTGCTACACTTAGCGCTCCAGCAGGTTCTGCAATAATTGCTTGTTTAGAATACATATCTAGGATTGTTGAACAAACTGCACCTTCATCCACTTGCACATAGTCATGTACGAAAGATTTAGCAATTTCAAATGTAATATCACCAACTCTAGCAACTGATGCACCGTCTACAAATTTATCAATGTTTTCTAATGTTACAATTTTGTTATTAACTACTACAGATTCATACATACTACTAGCTCCAGCAGGTTCTACACCAATGATTTTAGTTTGTGGAGAATAGTCATGAAAATAAGTACTGATACCTGAAATTAAACCACCACCGCCAATAGCTGCAAATAAATAATCAAAATTGATATTTTCCTCGCGAGATTGTGTAATCATTTCTTTAGCTAATGTACCTTGACCTGCAATAGTATAAACATTATTAAATGGATCAATAAAAGTCATATTATTTTGTTTAGTATATTCAAGCGCTTCTGCTAAACAATGGTCAAATGTGTCACCAGTTAATTTAATTTCAACATTACCATTTCCAAAGAATTGAACTTGGTTAATTTTTTGTAATGGTGTTGTGACTGGCATAAAAATGACAGCTTTTAGATTAAGTTTTTTTGCTGTGTAGGCCACGCCTTGAGCATGGTTTCCAGCACTAGCACATGTAATCCCTTTACTTTGAATGTCATCAGATAGGACTGAAATAGCATTATACGCACCACGCAATTTAAAAGAGCGTACCCATTGCAAGTCCTCTCTTTTTAAATATACCTTACAATCATACTTTTGAGATAAATAGTGATCTAATTGTAAAGGCGTTTCTTTAACTATATCTTTAAGACGTAAATAAGCTTCGTCGATATCTTTGGTTGAAACTGTTGTTTTTACTGTCATAATTTTCCCACCTTAATGTACTTTTTCATATTTTTCAATTAAATCTTCATATTGTAAAGTAATATCAATATCATCAAGACCATTGATTAGCTTATTCTTCCAGGTTTCATCGATATCAAAGTGGAAGGTTTGTTCTGTTGATGATACAGTTTGATTAGGTAAATCTATTGTGATCTCTTTGAATGATGCTAGATGTTCACGTGAAGGTTTATCTAAAACGATAGGGAGCATGGCATTCTTAGTACAATTCATATAAAAGATATCACTATAACTTCCAGCAATGATAATACTAAAACCATAGTCTTTTAATGCCCAAGCAGCATGTTCTCTACTTGAACCACAGCCAAAATTATCTCCAGTGATTAAAATACTAGCACCTTGATATTCAGGTTTGTTTGGATTGAAGTCTGGATTATCGCTTCCATCTGGTAAATAACGCCATTCATCAAAAGCAAATGGACCAAAACCAGTTTTTGAAATCCGTTTTAAATGAACTTTTGGAATAATTTGATCTGTATCAATATTATCGTAAAAGAGAGGTACAATTTTACCTTGATAAGTTGTAATTGGTTTGATATCCATCTAAACGACCACCTTTCTAACATCAACAAATCGTCCATTAATTGCTGCTGCAGCGGCCATAGCAGGGGAGACGAGATGAGTTCTTGCTCCCTTACCTTGTCTACCCTCAAAATTGCGGTTACTTGTTGATGCACAATGTACGCCTTCAGGTACTTGGTCCGGATTCATACCTAAACACATTGAACAACCTGGTTCACGCCATTCAAATCCAGCTTCTTTGAATACTTTATCAAGTCCCATTGATTCTGCTTCTTTTTTTACTGTTCGTGATCCTGGAACAACAATAGCAGTAATATTAGGATGCACATGATTGCCTTTTACAATATGACTAGCTTCGATCAAGTCAGTAATTCTAGCGTTAGTACATGAACCTAAAAATACATAACCTAATTCAATATCTTCAGCTTTTTGTCCTGGTTCAAGTCCCATGTATTGATAAGCTCGTTCGTCATTAGAATCTTTAATTTCAGGGAATGGGGTATTAAAATTAACGCCCATTTCAGGATTAGTGCCCCAAGTTACTTGAGGTTCCAATTCTGAAACATCCATTTCAATGACTTTGTCAAAAATAGCATCTTTATCAGAATAAAGTTGTTTCCATTCAGATATTGAGCGTTCGAAATTGTCAGCATAAGGTCTACCTTTTACATATTCAAATGTAGTTTCATCTGGTTGCATGATTCCATATTTTGCACCTGCCTCAATAGCCATATTACATATTGTCATTCTAGCTTCCATTGAAAGGCTTTTGATTGTTTCACCAGTGAACTCTAAAGCATAACCAGTACCAAAATCTACACCGTATTGATTAATAAGGTAAAGAATAATATCTTTAGCGTATACACCCTTAGGTAATTTTCCATTGATATCAATCTTCAAATTTTTAGGTTTAGTTTGCCAAAGCGTTTGTGTAGCAAATACATGTTCTACCTCACTCGTTCCGATACCAAAAGCTATGGCACCAAAAGCGCCATGTGTAGCAGTATGAGAATCACCACATACAATAGTCTTTCCTGGTTGTGTTAGTCCAGTTTCAGGTCCAACCATATGCACGATTCCTTGTTCATCTGATCCCATATCAAATATGTGTACACCGAAGTCTTTTGCATTTTTTTGTAGCGTGGTAATTTGCTTATTTGCAATTTCATCTTTGATATTAAAAATATCTACTGTTGGGACATTATGATCTAATGTAGCAAAAGTTAAATCGGGACGTCGTAAGCGTCTATTTTGAATTCTCAATCCTTCAAACGCTTGTGGTGATGTTACTTCATGTATCAAATGTAAATCAATATATAATAATTGAGGGTCACCTACATTTCCATGCAAGACATGTTTATCCCATACTTTGTCAAATAGTGTTTGTCCCATAAGATGACGCCTCCCTTAAGTATAAAATTCTTTTAAAAATTTAATAATTTGTGATGTAGTATACGTACCGCCTAAATCGGCTGTGCATTTTCCATCTCTAATGAGTTGATATACATTGTTCTCTAATTCTTTAGCTGTCTCAATTTCATTGAAACTTTCACGTAAACACATTGCTAAAGATAATATCATTCCAAAAGGATTGGCTTTATCTTGACCAGCAATATCAGGTGCAGAGCCATGAATAGGTTCATATAATCTTGTTCCATCTTTACCAAAACTAGCTGATGGAGATAATCCTAAAGAACCTGGAATGACCGAAGCTTCATCGCTTAAGATGTCTCCAAATAAATTTTCAGTGACAATGACGTCAAATTGTGTTGGACGTGTAATCAAATGCATACTGCAGGCATCTACGAGTAAATATTCTACTTCTACATCTGGATAATCATGTTTTACTTCCTCTACCGTTTTTCTCCAAAGTTTACTTGAAGCAAGTACATTTTCTTTATCGACTGACGTTAACTTCTTATGTCGTTGCTGCGCTATTTCAAATGCGACTCTAACAATTTGTTCAATTTCAGTACGTGTGTAAGTTAAAGAATCTAGTGCATGATGATCAGTTAATTCACGTGGTTCTCCAAAATATAAACCACCTGTTAATTCTCTAACAATAACTAAATCAGTACCTTCAACTCTATCTTGTTTGAGAGGTGAAAGATGGCTCGTGCCATCAGTCACAATAGTAGGGCGAATATTAGCATATAAATTAAGTGACTTTCTTAATTTTAATAATCCTTGTTCTGGACGTACGTTAGGATTAGTCCATTTAGGACCTCCGATAGCACCTAATAATATCGCATCAGCATTTTGACAAGCCTTTAAAGTTTCATCTGTAAGAGGTGTGCCATAGACATCTATGGCAGCTCCTCCAAAATGATGTGTATCTACTTGATACTCAAAATGATATTTTTGACTAATTTTTTCTAGAACTTCTAAACTCCCATTTAGTATTTCTGGGCCTATGCCA harbors:
- the leuD gene encoding 3-isopropylmalate dehydratase small subunit, which gives rise to MDIKPITTYQGKIVPLFYDNIDTDQIIPKVHLKRISKTGFGPFAFDEWRYLPDGSDNPDFNPNKPEYQGASILITGDNFGCGSSREHAAWALKDYGFSIIIAGSYSDIFYMNCTKNAMLPIVLDKPSREHLASFKEITIDLPNQTVSSTEQTFHFDIDETWKNKLINGLDDIDITLQYEDLIEKYEKVH
- the leuB gene encoding 3-isopropylmalate dehydrogenase; its protein translation is MTYNIVALPGDGIGPEILNGSLEVLEKISQKYHFEYQVDTHHFGGAAIDVYGTPLTDETLKACQNADAILLGAIGGPKWTNPNVRPEQGLLKLRKSLNLYANIRPTIVTDGTSHLSPLKQDRVEGTDLVIVRELTGGLYFGEPRELTDHHALDSLTYTRTEIEQIVRVAFEIAQQRHKKLTSVDKENVLASSKLWRKTVEEVKHDYPDVEVEYLLVDACSMHLITRPTQFDVIVTENLFGDILSDEASVIPGSLGLSPSASFGKDGTRLYEPIHGSAPDIAGQDKANPFGMILSLAMCLRESFNEIETAKELENNVYQLIRDGKCTADLGGTYTTSQIIKFLKEFYT
- the leuC gene encoding 3-isopropylmalate dehydratase large subunit; translated protein: MGQTLFDKVWDKHVLHGNVGDPQLLYIDLHLIHEVTSPQAFEGLRIQNRRLRRPDLTFATLDHNVPTVDIFNIKDEIANKQITTLQKNAKDFGVHIFDMGSDEQGIVHMVGPETGLTQPGKTIVCGDSHTATHGAFGAIAFGIGTSEVEHVFATQTLWQTKPKNLKIDINGKLPKGVYAKDIILYLINQYGVDFGTGYALEFTGETIKSLSMEARMTICNMAIEAGAKYGIMQPDETTFEYVKGRPYADNFERSISEWKQLYSDKDAIFDKVIEMDVSELEPQVTWGTNPEMGVNFNTPFPEIKDSNDERAYQYMGLEPGQKAEDIELGYVFLGSCTNARITDLIEASHIVKGNHVHPNITAIVVPGSRTVKKEAESMGLDKVFKEAGFEWREPGCSMCLGMNPDQVPEGVHCASTSNRNFEGRQGKGARTHLVSPAMAAAAAINGRFVDVRKVVV
- the ilvA gene encoding threonine ammonia-lyase IlvA gives rise to the protein MTVKTTVSTKDIDEAYLRLKDIVKETPLQLDHYLSQKYDCKVYLKREDLQWVRSFKLRGAYNAISVLSDDIQSKGITCASAGNHAQGVAYTAKKLNLKAVIFMPVTTPLQKINQVQFFGNGNVEIKLTGDTFDHCLAEALEYTKQNNMTFIDPFNNVYTIAGQGTLAKEMITQSREENINFDYLFAAIGGGGLISGISTYFHDYSPQTKIIGVEPAGASSMYESVVVNNKIVTLENIDKFVDGASVARVGDITFEIAKSFVHDYVQVDEGAVCSTILDMYSKQAIIAEPAGALSVAALEDYRELIKGKTVVCIVSGGNNDINRMKEIEERSLLYEEMKHYFILNFPQRPGALREFVNDVLGPQDDITKFEYLKKSSQNTGTVIIGIQLKDHTDLQQLKENVNQFDSSNIYINENKMLYSLLI